A single Pan paniscus chromosome 21, NHGRI_mPanPan1-v2.0_pri, whole genome shotgun sequence DNA region contains:
- the CD93 gene encoding complement component C1q receptor: protein MATSMGLLLLLLLTQPGAGTGADTEAVVCLGTACYTAHSGKLSAAEAQNHCNQNGGNLATVKSEEEAQHVQRVLAQLLRREAALTARMGKFWIGLQREKGKCLDPSLPLKGFSWVGGGEDTPYSNWHKELRNSCISKRCVSLLLDLSQPLLPSRLPKWSEGPCGSPGSPGSNIEGFVCKFSFKGMCRPLALGGPGQVTYTTPFQTTSSSLEAVPFASAANVACGEGDKDESQSHYFLCKEKAPDVFDWGSSGPLCVSPKYGCSFNNGGCHQDCFEGEDGSFLCGCRPGFRLLDDLVTCASRNPCSSSPCRGGATCILGPHGKNYTCRCPQGYQLDSSQLDCVDVDECQDSPCAQECVNTPGGFRCECWVGYEPGSPGEGACQDVDECALGRSPCAQGCTNTDGSFHCSCKEGYVLAGEDGTQCQDVDECVGPGGPLCDSLCFNTQGSFHCGCLPGWVLAPNGVSCTMGPVSLGPPSGPPDEEDKGEKEGSTVPPAATASPTRGPEGTPKATPTTSRPSLSSDAPITSAPLKMLAPSGSPGVWREPSIHHATAASGPQEPAGGDSSVAAQNNDGTDGQKLLLFYILGTVVAILLLLALALGLLVYRKRRAKREEKKEKQPQNAADSYSWVPERAESRAMENQYSPTPGTDC, encoded by the exons ATGGCCACCTCCATgggcctgctgctgctgctgctcctgacCCAGCCCGGGGCGGGGACGGGAGCTGACACGGAGGCGGTGGTCTGCTTGGGGACCGCCTGCTACACGGCCCACTCGGGCAAGCTGAGCGCTGCCGAGGCTCAGAACCACTGCAACCAGAACGGGGGCAACCTGGCCACTGTGAAGAGCGAGGAGGAGGCCCAGCACGTCCAGCGAGTACTGGCCCAGCTCCTGAGGCGGGAGGCAGCCCTGACGGCGAGGATGGGCAAGTTCTGGATTGGGCTCCAGCGAGAGAAGGGCAAGTGCCTGGACCCTAGTCTGCCGCTGAAGGGCTTCAGCTGGGTGGGCGGGGGGGAGGACACGCCTTACTCTAACTGGCACAAGGAGCTCCGGAACTCGTGCATCTCCAAGCGCTGTGTGTCTCTGCTGCTGGACCTGTCCCAGCCGCTCCTTCCCAGCCGCCTCCCCAAGTGGTCTGAGGGCCCCTGTGGGAGCCCAGGCTCCCCCGGAAGTAACATTGAGGGCTTCGTGTGCAAGTTCAGCTTCAAAGGCATGTGCCGGCCTCTGGCCCTGGGGGGCCCAGGTCAGGTGACCTACACCACCCCCTTCCAGACCACCAGTTCCTCCTTGGAGGCTGTGCCCTTTGCCTCTGCGGCCAATGTAGCCTGTGGGGAAGGCGACAAGGACGAGAGTCAGAGTCATTATTTCCTGTGCAAGGAGAAGGCCCCCGATGTGTTCGACTGGGGCAGCTCGGGCCCCCTCTGTGTCAGCCCCAAGTATGGCTGCAGCTTCAACAATGGGGGCTGCCACCAGGACTGCTTTGAAGGGGAGGATGGCTCCTTCCTCTGCGGCTGCCGGCCAGGATTCCGGCTGCTGGATGACCTGGTGACCTGTGCCTCTCGAAACCCTTGCAGCTCCAGCCCATGTCGTGGGGGGGCCACGTGCATCCTGGGACCCCATGGGAAAAACTACACGTGCCGCTGCCCTCAAGGGTACCAGCTGGACTCGAGTCAGCTGGACTGTGTGGACGTGGATGAATGCCAGGACTCCCCCTGTGCCCAGGAGTGTGTCAACACCCCTGGGGGCTTCCGCTGCGAATGCTGGGTTGGCTATGAGCCGGGCAGTCCTGGAGAGGGGGCCTGTCAGGATGTGGATGAGTGTGCTCTGGGTCGCTCACCTTGCGCCCAGGGCTGCACCAACACAGATGGCTCATTTCACTGCTCCTGTAAGGAGGGCTACGTCCTGGCCGGGGAGGACGGGACTCAGTGCCAGGACGTAGACGAGTGTGTGGGCCCGGGGGGCCCCCTCTGCGACAGCTTGTGCTTCAACACACAAGGGTCCTTCCACTGTGGCTGCCTGCCAGGCTGGGTGCTGGCCCCAAATGGGGTCTCTTGCACCATGGGGCCTGTGTCTCTGGGACCACCATCTGGGCCCCCCGATGAGGAGgacaaaggagagaaagaagggagcaCCGTGCCCCCGGCTGCAACAGCCAGTCCCACGAGGGGCCCCGAGGGCACCCCCAAGGCTACACCCACCACAAGTAGACCTTCGCTGTCATCTGACGCCCCCATCACATCTGCCCCACTCAAGATGCTGGCCCCCAGTGGGTCCCCAGGCGTCTGGAGGGAGCCCAGCATCCATCACGCCACAGCTGCCTCTGGCCCCCAGGAGCCTGCAGGTGGGGACTCCTCCGTGGCCGCACAAAACAACGATGGCACTGACGGGCAAAAGCTGCTTTTATTCTACATCCTAGGCACCGTGGTGGCTATCCTACTCCTGCTGGCCCTGGCTCTGGGGCTACTGGTCTATCGCAAGCGGAGAGCgaagagggaggagaagaaggagaagcagCCCCAGAATGCGGCAGACAGTTACTCCTGGGTTCCAGAGCGAGCTGAGAGCAGGGCCATGGAGAACCAGTACAG TCCGACACCTGGGACAGACTGCTGA